The proteins below are encoded in one region of Thermococcus peptonophilus:
- a CDS encoding methyl-accepting chemotaxis protein codes for MQFRKKIAITVIAAVLVTLLIGSATVGYATLKMRNNIHKTLDVQLNEVLPKEMEKSVREPVTNEAGTIAISAAELGAKLFDDYFDKMRMMGDVALQDVQEAYSKYDESDPQFKAFLLKRFEMVKNLDPNVAYVYFGSTTGGMYMWPDEPLPEGYDPRVRPWYKEAVDKNGPVWTEPYKDASTGKWIVTFSEPVYINGEFVGVIGVDVFVSTLIDQAKQIKIGQTGYIAILNKDGTIIVHPDESLVQKLNIHDDPNLASLAGELDKNKETGWIRYTFKGVDKIGGYKRMKTTGWIVLATVPINELTDPMMNAIDSSLKANTERVASEINSEVDSGIKTSLLGSVLAAVFGLIVLGIAYRTLNNTLKPLEQLRDVAQALAEGRLSEVREKLRGIQYLEDDEIGALIKAFESVGKDLVGALDTIASKLERLAEGDLSNGLSVEAKGELREVLEDLRDTTHRLKGLIGEIVNVTNELDKRANVLAQIASDVTEAINQVNEAVQQVSIEAQRQQENINEITEGMRLVADMSEESVRAMEEFEGAVNEVVHIAEEGKEKGEVSAQQIQSIQEMMDNIEAAVNRVNEMSRSIEEITNVITGIAEQTNLLALNAAIEAARAGEAGRGFAVVAQEIRNLAEESKKAADNIKEIIGKMTEEIKDAVNATQRGVSVVSESSETLRETTEYLTNIAELISETGSRLGHVKEQIIRTQEEVDKALKALENLAASAEETTASAEEVSSAVEEQTAAIEELQRAATDLKAIVEKLRDIIGKFKL; via the coding sequence TTGCAATTCCGGAAGAAGATAGCTATCACCGTGATAGCCGCTGTTCTTGTAACACTCCTCATTGGTTCAGCTACAGTCGGTTATGCAACCCTCAAGATGAGAAACAACATTCACAAAACACTCGACGTTCAGCTCAACGAAGTTCTGCCCAAGGAAATGGAGAAGAGCGTCCGGGAGCCCGTAACCAATGAGGCCGGTACGATAGCTATAAGTGCCGCTGAGCTGGGAGCCAAGCTCTTCGACGACTACTTCGACAAGATGCGCATGATGGGGGACGTGGCCCTTCAGGACGTCCAGGAGGCGTATTCGAAGTACGACGAAAGCGATCCGCAGTTCAAGGCTTTTCTCCTCAAGCGCTTTGAGATGGTCAAAAACCTCGATCCCAACGTGGCCTACGTTTACTTCGGAAGCACCACCGGCGGGATGTACATGTGGCCCGACGAGCCTCTCCCAGAAGGCTACGATCCCCGCGTGAGGCCATGGTATAAGGAAGCAGTCGACAAGAACGGCCCAGTGTGGACTGAGCCTTATAAAGACGCATCAACGGGCAAATGGATAGTTACTTTCTCTGAGCCTGTTTACATCAACGGGGAGTTTGTTGGCGTTATTGGTGTTGATGTCTTCGTCTCGACTCTGATAGATCAGGCCAAGCAGATAAAGATAGGCCAGACAGGTTACATAGCGATTTTGAACAAAGACGGCACCATCATTGTTCACCCCGATGAGAGCCTCGTTCAGAAGCTCAACATCCACGACGATCCAAACCTGGCAAGCCTCGCCGGTGAGCTGGACAAGAACAAGGAGACCGGATGGATTAGGTACACATTCAAAGGAGTGGACAAGATAGGCGGCTACAAGAGGATGAAAACGACCGGCTGGATAGTCCTGGCAACGGTTCCCATAAACGAGCTAACTGATCCGATGATGAACGCCATTGATTCCTCTCTAAAAGCAAATACTGAAAGGGTCGCTAGCGAGATAAACTCGGAAGTTGACTCTGGCATAAAAACCTCCTTACTGGGCTCGGTTCTTGCGGCGGTCTTCGGCCTGATAGTCCTGGGAATCGCATACAGGACTTTGAACAACACTCTAAAGCCCCTCGAACAGCTCCGTGACGTGGCCCAGGCCCTCGCTGAGGGGAGGCTGAGCGAGGTTAGGGAGAAGCTTAGAGGGATACAGTACCTCGAAGACGACGAGATTGGAGCGCTTATAAAGGCCTTTGAATCGGTTGGAAAAGACCTCGTGGGGGCCCTGGACACCATAGCGAGCAAACTTGAGCGCCTTGCCGAGGGTGATCTAAGCAACGGCCTCAGCGTCGAGGCAAAGGGAGAACTCAGGGAGGTCTTAGAAGATCTGAGGGACACAACCCACAGGCTCAAAGGTCTAATCGGTGAAATCGTGAACGTTACAAACGAATTGGACAAGAGAGCAAACGTCCTGGCTCAGATAGCTAGTGATGTTACTGAGGCTATCAACCAGGTGAACGAAGCCGTGCAGCAGGTTAGTATTGAAGCCCAGCGCCAGCAGGAGAACATTAACGAGATAACCGAAGGCATGAGACTAGTTGCTGACATGAGTGAGGAAAGCGTTAGAGCAATGGAGGAGTTTGAAGGGGCCGTCAACGAGGTTGTTCACATTGCTGAAGAGGGCAAGGAGAAAGGAGAAGTTTCAGCACAGCAGATTCAGAGTATTCAAGAGATGATGGACAACATAGAGGCCGCAGTCAATAGGGTTAATGAGATGAGCAGGAGTATTGAGGAGATTACGAACGTTATTACTGGGATTGCGGAGCAGACTAATCTTCTTGCCTTGAACGCGGCCATTGAGGCTGCTCGTGCTGGTGAGGCTGGTAGGGGTTTTGCTGTGGTCGCCCAGGAGATTAGAAATCTGGCTGAGGAGAGCAAGAAGGCTGCGGATAATATTAAGGAGATCATTGGTAAAATGACTGAGGAGATCAAGGATGCCGTGAATGCGACACAGAGGGGTGTTAGTGTTGTCAGTGAATCTTCAGAGACTCTCAGGGAGACGACTGAGTATCTCACTAATATTGCCGAGCTGATTAGTGAGACTGGTTCACGCCTTGGGCACGTGAAGGAGCAGATTATTAGGACGCAGGAGGAGGTTGATAAGGCTCTTAAGGCCCTGGAGAATTTGGCTGCTTCGGCTGAGGAGACGACTGCCTCGGCAGAAGAAGTCAGTTCAGCCGTTGAGGAACAAACAGCGGCAATAGAAGAACTCCAGAGAGCCGCCACAGATCTGAAGGCAATCGTGGAGAAGCTGCGCGACATCATCGGCAAGTTCAAACTGTGA
- the tes gene encoding tetraether lipid synthase Tes has protein sequence MAESIGEIPSGEKEFAESTKRIRDIVEFPEISEEEFYELLKKASRTYGGDLPHRTYSLCPETRRVVPALVWEKDGKVWITKKCPEGMITDLYYEDVEQYYRFKRWKWDEKELFSANVPNTGVNCPLDCGLCPRHRSHTSLLNIVLTNRCNLSCWYCFFYAREGQPIYEPTLEQIRMMLRNAKKEHPIGANAVQFTGGEPTLREDLIEILKMAKEEGYDHVQLNTDGIKLAFDPELVKKIREAGTNTLYLSYDGMTPQTNWKNHWEIPLIFENVRKAGGPGIVLVPTTIRNVNDHELGAIINFGLNHLDIVRGVNFQPISQVGRVPKKERQRFRITIPGAIKRIEEQTNGAIAKEDWYPIPIAGHIARFFEAFTGSRYYMTSHFACGAATYVFLDRENKRVVPIPRFLDVEGFVEYLESRAEEIEQWKKLGKLQKLKLGAEIFMKFKSFYDDKYAPKGVKVLDLIKNAFMHGNYDALGKFHQNALFVGMMHFMDEYNYDVERVERCVIHYAMPDGRIVPFCTFNVIPELYRDKVQAQFSYTWEEWKALHPDWDYKKDKYFRSKEFVEKMRNSELYRRTYIDIEDYFGLNKE, from the coding sequence ATGGCTGAAAGCATCGGCGAAATTCCCAGCGGTGAAAAGGAGTTTGCTGAATCCACTAAGCGGATCAGGGATATTGTTGAGTTCCCTGAGATAAGCGAAGAGGAGTTTTACGAGCTTCTAAAAAAGGCCAGCAGAACTTACGGTGGGGACCTTCCCCACAGGACGTACTCACTCTGTCCCGAGACGAGGAGGGTTGTCCCAGCTCTCGTCTGGGAAAAGGATGGTAAGGTCTGGATAACCAAGAAGTGCCCTGAGGGAATGATAACCGACCTCTATTATGAGGATGTTGAACAGTACTACAGGTTCAAGCGGTGGAAGTGGGACGAGAAAGAGCTTTTCAGCGCCAACGTCCCGAACACCGGTGTCAACTGCCCCCTCGACTGCGGCCTCTGTCCGAGGCACCGCTCCCACACCAGTCTGCTCAACATCGTTCTCACCAACCGCTGCAACCTGAGCTGCTGGTACTGTTTCTTCTACGCCAGGGAGGGTCAGCCAATTTACGAGCCGACCCTTGAGCAGATAAGGATGATGCTCAGGAACGCGAAGAAGGAGCATCCGATTGGTGCCAACGCAGTCCAGTTTACCGGCGGAGAGCCTACCCTTAGAGAAGACCTCATCGAAATCCTCAAGATGGCGAAGGAAGAGGGCTACGACCACGTCCAGCTAAACACCGACGGAATAAAGCTCGCCTTTGACCCTGAGCTGGTTAAGAAGATAAGGGAAGCCGGAACCAACACCCTCTACCTGAGCTATGATGGAATGACCCCGCAGACTAACTGGAAGAACCACTGGGAGATCCCGCTCATCTTCGAGAACGTGAGGAAGGCCGGCGGGCCGGGTATAGTCCTCGTGCCCACCACGATCAGAAACGTCAACGACCACGAGCTCGGCGCGATTATAAACTTCGGTCTCAACCACCTCGACATCGTCAGGGGAGTCAACTTCCAGCCAATCTCACAGGTTGGAAGGGTTCCGAAGAAGGAGCGCCAGAGGTTCAGGATAACCATACCGGGTGCCATCAAGAGGATCGAGGAGCAGACCAACGGGGCTATAGCCAAGGAGGACTGGTACCCGATTCCGATAGCAGGCCACATAGCGAGGTTCTTCGAGGCCTTCACGGGTTCACGCTACTACATGACCAGCCACTTCGCCTGCGGTGCCGCTACCTATGTCTTCCTTGACCGCGAGAACAAGCGCGTCGTCCCAATCCCGAGGTTCCTCGACGTTGAGGGCTTCGTTGAGTACCTTGAGAGCAGAGCCGAGGAGATTGAGCAGTGGAAGAAGCTCGGAAAGCTTCAGAAGCTCAAGCTCGGTGCTGAGATATTCATGAAGTTCAAGAGCTTCTACGACGACAAGTACGCCCCGAAGGGCGTCAAAGTCCTCGACCTCATCAAGAACGCCTTCATGCACGGCAACTACGACGCCCTAGGAAAGTTCCACCAGAACGCTCTCTTCGTCGGTATGATGCACTTCATGGACGAGTACAACTACGATGTCGAGAGGGTTGAGCGCTGTGTCATCCACTACGCGATGCCCGACGGAAGGATAGTTCCGTTCTGTACCTTCAACGTCATTCCGGAGCTCTACAGGGACAAGGTGCAGGCCCAGTTCAGCTACACCTGGGAGGAGTGGAAAGCTCTGCACCCAGACTGGGACTACAAGAAGGACAAGTACTTCAGGAGCAAGGAGTTTGTGGAGAAGATGAGGAACAGCGAGCTCTACAGAAGGACCTACATCGACATCGAGGACTACTTCGGGCTGAACAAGGAGTGA
- the udg gene encoding type-4 uracil-DNA glycosylase: protein MKKEELMKKLEEKIRNCQKCPLGKLRTNAVPGAGSYDAKVMFVGEAPGYWEDQKGLPFVGRAGKLLDGLLAEIGLSRDEVYITNIVKCRPPNNRDPTEEEIKACSPYLDRQIDIIRPKIIVPLGRHSMNYLLRKFGFEPEPISKTHGKTFEARTLFGKIVIMPMYHPAAALYKPPLREELRKDFQKLKTLLENL from the coding sequence ATGAAAAAGGAAGAGCTGATGAAAAAGCTTGAGGAGAAGATCAGGAACTGCCAGAAGTGCCCGCTTGGAAAGCTGAGAACGAACGCAGTTCCCGGAGCGGGGAGCTACGATGCCAAAGTAATGTTCGTCGGTGAAGCGCCGGGCTACTGGGAGGACCAGAAAGGCCTACCATTCGTCGGCAGGGCTGGGAAGCTTCTCGATGGGCTCCTAGCAGAGATAGGCTTGAGCAGGGACGAGGTGTACATCACCAACATAGTCAAGTGCAGGCCTCCGAACAACCGCGACCCGACGGAGGAAGAGATAAAGGCGTGCTCTCCCTACCTAGACAGGCAGATAGACATAATCAGGCCGAAGATCATAGTCCCGCTCGGAAGGCACTCGATGAACTACCTCCTCCGGAAGTTCGGCTTTGAGCCAGAACCTATAAGCAAGACCCACGGAAAGACCTTCGAGGCACGTACACTCTTCGGGAAAATCGTCATAATGCCGATGTACCACCCTGCGGCGGCCCTCTACAAACCGCCGCTGAGAGAAGAACTGAGGAAGGACTTTCAGAAGTTAAAGACACTTCTGGAAAATCTCTAA
- a CDS encoding DUF3213 domain-containing protein, with translation MTTERVFNKKLTRLDFKFGNINWEKATIKQYELEKDERVWRIFLNGYAKNGFVIFDEELLPREELLKALEELTPEIVGEKALTVQELIEESMSWNNVFSHS, from the coding sequence ATGACGACAGAGAGGGTCTTCAACAAGAAGCTTACCAGGCTTGACTTCAAGTTTGGCAACATAAACTGGGAAAAAGCAACTATAAAGCAGTACGAGCTTGAGAAGGACGAGAGAGTGTGGAGGATATTCCTCAACGGCTACGCCAAGAACGGCTTCGTAATCTTTGATGAGGAGCTGCTTCCAAGAGAAGAACTCCTCAAGGCGCTTGAAGAGCTCACGCCAGAAATCGTTGGGGAGAAGGCCCTGACGGTTCAGGAGCTCATCGAGGAGAGCATGAGCTGGAACAACGTTTTCTCTCATTCTTGA